In Dyadobacter sp. NIV53, a single window of DNA contains:
- a CDS encoding M4 family metallopeptidase: MKNNLQIAFYLMFCTLTSFAQNAVKSKIDEFVAKTGAVPTVDKATKSISFIRFPSGRALKLTGGSVQDRAISFLKLNPDLFGIQPQKDTYLVKESKRDNYGLEHVVVQQYYKGVPVFDGILKFHFNKSADLASLNGNFIPVTKLNPTPSVSKDEAGRIAMKYITGKKWGNLKAPLKVKQNNLYVFQKGLAQGYQGATHLVYEVEVRNDADIREFLYIDAHTKALVEQFTGMHSIDRKLYDQTYDPANPSENLIWKEGDAFPGELNVWQRSEIESANQIYNLMKNAFGYVSYDNADAAMITTHNNPDINCPNANWGGGTANYCDEIASDDIVAHEWGHAYTEYTSGLIYAWQSGALNESYSDIWGETVDQLNGYFDGDESNVLRTGCSSSDRWRIGEQAIATNGAFRDMWDPTCDGNAGKVSDTQYWCSSADAGGVHLNSGVMNHAYALLVDGGTYNGQTITGLGFTKAAHIFWHAQFNYMTKTTDFASQADILAASLQALIGEDLQGLSTSDTAPGSSGEVITEEDAEQLEKVLMAVELRREPNCDFEPLFEQVADICIGGLEENAIFYDDFESGIAAWTVSNNGSEETWTPRNWVLNETAPGGRSGKVMFGIDLDTGNCTSNLQNGIISFISPQITIPEDASGPFNMAFDHFISLESLYDGGNIRYKIGSGEWTLVPTSAFIANGYNLTLATEEEDNTNPLQGQPAFSGADEGSVTTSWGQSRINLSALGLDDGETIQFRWDLGTDGCNGWDGWYIDNVRVYSCAATSVQFAATATVANEAEATISRPAPAECLTYVEKIVKVQINKAPSAPVTVTIKSAGTATLGTTADYNLTPGTFTLQAGKLSQDVKVRIYNDAYVEENETIVLTYSLEGGDAFPESFNQQHTLTIVDNDIEPGVIAVEALSVNFNTGLPEDWTVVDEGEYPENWAVVQSDGVALDPDGRPFLFINSDAAGPIELNKIVESAPFNSIGMKSIKLSFLEYFEIFEGEDDFDEEATVDVWDGSEWHNLLTETEQTGTSGSWSVPVLRDISIPVEYANAAMKVRFRYKAFWDFWWAIDNVKVSGTIPTQIESEVTLTPDEQYLGPNATAVFFDQASGNVIAKIKNLTDHDYGCTTVQIDRAGEDETPWLLTYSITKKTFKVTPTFNNPNGKYEITLYYKASELPNFNGGDITSMGKSPGSIGAGNVANGSFAEVQMTSAFNTDFAFTSTFDSGFSGFGLSDAPPVGPLPVTLTKFEGKHTDEGNALNWETTSEVNSDYFVLERSANARNFTEISKISSAGNSAVRNTYKYTDIHFGKGLNYYRLKQVDRDGKFAYSRIVVIDAANLKELVYFPNPVQAVLNINLPDADMKQVSMKIINSAGQIVMTKEKVKASKGTVSQDMNKLPAGIYQIIISDDKASYNFSIVKL; encoded by the coding sequence ATGAAAAACAATTTACAAATTGCTTTTTATTTGATGTTTTGTACCTTAACATCATTCGCTCAGAATGCAGTAAAAAGTAAAATCGATGAATTTGTTGCGAAAACGGGCGCTGTACCAACAGTTGACAAAGCAACCAAATCTATTAGCTTTATCAGGTTTCCTTCGGGCAGAGCTTTGAAACTTACCGGCGGATCAGTTCAGGATAGAGCCATTTCATTTTTAAAATTGAATCCCGATTTGTTTGGGATCCAGCCGCAGAAAGATACCTATCTGGTAAAAGAGAGCAAGCGGGACAACTATGGACTGGAACACGTTGTAGTACAGCAGTATTACAAAGGAGTGCCTGTTTTTGACGGTATTTTGAAATTCCATTTTAATAAATCGGCCGATCTTGCCTCGCTGAATGGAAATTTTATTCCGGTTACCAAGCTGAACCCAACCCCTTCTGTTTCAAAGGATGAGGCGGGCAGAATTGCGATGAAGTATATTACAGGGAAAAAATGGGGGAACCTTAAAGCCCCTTTAAAAGTAAAACAAAACAATCTGTATGTATTTCAGAAAGGTTTGGCACAAGGTTACCAGGGTGCTACTCATCTGGTGTATGAAGTAGAAGTAAGGAACGATGCAGATATACGGGAATTTCTGTACATAGATGCGCATACAAAGGCTTTGGTAGAGCAATTTACTGGTATGCATAGTATAGATAGAAAACTGTATGACCAGACTTACGATCCTGCCAACCCATCAGAGAATCTTATTTGGAAAGAGGGAGATGCTTTTCCGGGTGAATTAAACGTATGGCAACGATCGGAAATAGAGTCGGCGAACCAAATTTATAATTTAATGAAAAATGCTTTCGGCTATGTATCATACGATAATGCGGATGCAGCAATGATTACGACACATAATAATCCCGATATTAATTGTCCTAATGCGAACTGGGGAGGCGGAACTGCAAATTATTGTGATGAAATTGCATCTGATGACATAGTCGCACACGAATGGGGACATGCCTATACTGAATATACCAGTGGGTTGATATATGCATGGCAGTCCGGTGCATTAAACGAGTCTTATTCTGATATATGGGGTGAAACCGTTGATCAGCTAAATGGTTATTTTGATGGTGATGAAAGTAATGTACTCAGAACAGGATGTTCAAGTTCAGACCGGTGGAGAATAGGTGAACAGGCGATTGCTACAAATGGTGCCTTCCGGGATATGTGGGATCCTACCTGTGATGGTAATGCAGGTAAAGTTTCAGACACTCAATACTGGTGTTCAAGTGCTGATGCTGGTGGCGTCCACTTAAACTCCGGTGTGATGAATCATGCATATGCTCTACTGGTCGACGGTGGTACTTACAACGGACAGACAATTACTGGTCTTGGATTTACAAAAGCTGCACATATTTTTTGGCATGCGCAGTTTAACTATATGACAAAAACCACTGATTTTGCTTCGCAGGCTGATATTCTGGCAGCCTCATTGCAGGCCTTGATCGGAGAGGATCTTCAGGGTTTATCTACTTCGGACACCGCTCCTGGTTCTTCCGGAGAAGTGATTACTGAAGAGGATGCGGAACAACTGGAGAAAGTATTGATGGCAGTGGAGTTGAGAAGAGAACCCAATTGTGACTTCGAACCATTGTTTGAACAGGTGGCAGATATTTGTATCGGTGGATTGGAAGAGAATGCTATTTTTTACGATGATTTTGAATCCGGGATTGCTGCATGGACTGTTTCTAACAATGGAAGTGAGGAAACCTGGACGCCACGTAACTGGGTACTGAATGAAACTGCACCTGGTGGAAGATCTGGTAAAGTTATGTTCGGAATTGATTTGGATACCGGAAATTGTACGTCCAACCTTCAAAATGGCATTATTAGTTTTATCAGCCCGCAAATAACGATTCCTGAAGATGCATCCGGGCCTTTTAACATGGCTTTTGATCATTTTATATCATTAGAATCACTTTATGATGGCGGTAATATCAGATACAAAATCGGAAGCGGGGAATGGACTCTCGTACCAACATCCGCATTTATAGCAAACGGATACAATCTGACATTGGCAACGGAAGAGGAAGACAACACCAATCCTTTACAAGGCCAGCCAGCTTTTTCAGGCGCCGACGAAGGGTCAGTTACAACATCGTGGGGACAAAGCCGTATTAACCTGAGTGCATTGGGACTGGATGATGGTGAAACGATCCAGTTTCGATGGGATCTGGGTACGGATGGATGCAACGGATGGGATGGCTGGTATATTGATAATGTGCGCGTTTATTCCTGTGCTGCTACATCTGTACAATTTGCTGCAACTGCAACAGTTGCCAATGAAGCAGAAGCTACTATTAGCAGGCCTGCACCTGCGGAATGTCTGACATACGTTGAAAAAATTGTTAAGGTACAAATTAATAAAGCTCCGTCAGCTCCCGTAACCGTAACGATTAAGTCCGCAGGAACGGCTACGCTGGGTACCACCGCTGATTATAATCTCACACCCGGTACATTTACTTTACAGGCAGGAAAATTATCGCAGGATGTGAAAGTGAGGATATATAACGATGCCTATGTGGAGGAAAATGAAACCATTGTACTGACTTATTCACTGGAAGGAGGAGATGCTTTTCCGGAATCGTTTAACCAGCAGCATACACTTACCATTGTAGACAATGATATTGAGCCTGGTGTTATAGCCGTGGAAGCACTTTCAGTCAATTTTAATACAGGTTTGCCAGAGGATTGGACGGTTGTTGATGAAGGAGAATATCCGGAAAACTGGGCAGTTGTACAATCTGATGGTGTAGCACTGGATCCTGACGGACGGCCATTTTTATTTATTAACAGTGATGCAGCTGGTCCTATAGAATTGAATAAAATTGTAGAATCCGCCCCATTCAACTCTATTGGTATGAAATCTATTAAACTTTCTTTCCTGGAATATTTCGAGATATTTGAGGGTGAGGATGATTTTGATGAAGAAGCAACGGTCGATGTTTGGGATGGTTCTGAATGGCATAATCTGCTGACAGAAACAGAGCAAACCGGTACATCAGGATCATGGAGCGTCCCGGTTCTGAGAGATATATCAATTCCTGTAGAATATGCCAATGCTGCCATGAAGGTCAGGTTCAGGTACAAAGCATTCTGGGACTTCTGGTGGGCTATAGATAATGTAAAAGTATCCGGTACCATTCCTACACAAATAGAAAGTGAAGTAACGTTAACGCCGGATGAGCAATATCTGGGGCCTAATGCCACTGCCGTATTCTTTGACCAGGCTTCGGGTAATGTAATTGCTAAAATCAAAAACCTGACAGATCATGACTATGGCTGTACGACGGTTCAGATAGACAGGGCAGGAGAAGACGAAACACCCTGGCTGTTGACTTATAGTATTACCAAAAAGACATTCAAAGTCACGCCGACTTTCAATAATCCAAATGGTAAATATGAGATCACGCTTTATTACAAGGCTTCTGAACTGCCCAACTTTAATGGAGGCGATATAACTTCTATGGGCAAAAGCCCGGGAAGTATCGGAGCCGGTAATGTCGCGAATGGTTCATTTGCCGAGGTACAGATGACTTCTGCATTCAATACTGACTTTGCCTTCACATCAACTTTTGATTCGGGCTTTTCAGGTTTTGGATTGTCGGATGCACCGCCGGTTGGGCCTCTTCCTGTGACACTTACCAAGTTCGAAGGAAAGCATACGGATGAAGGAAATGCATTAAACTGGGAAACGACGAGCGAGGTGAACAGCGATTATTTTGTACTCGAACGGTCTGCGAACGCAAGAAACTTCACAGAAATTTCCAAAATTTCAAGTGCAGGAAATTCGGCTGTCCGCAATACTTATAAGTATACCGATATTCATTTTGGAAAAGGGCTTAATTACTACCGTTTGAAACAAGTTGACAGGGACGGGAAGTTTGCTTACAGCAGAATAGTAGTGATCGATGCCGCCAATCTGAAAGAACTGGTATATTTCCCAAATCCTGTACAGGCGGTATTGAACATTAATTTGCCGGATGCTGATATGAAACAGGTGAGCATGAAAATTATTAATTCGGCAGGACAAATAGTAATGACGAAAGAGAAAGTGAAAGCAAGCAAAGGAACCGTATCGCAGGATATGAACAAATTACCTGCTGGTATTTATCAGATAATAATATCTGACGACAAAGCGAGCTATAACTTCTCGATAGTCAAATTGTAA
- a CDS encoding GNAT family N-acetyltransferase: protein MIRQATPEDARQVAPLFILSMGHIAGIFANSDRYEDAIPFFERFFAKENNQYSYENTLVLEEEMEILGSVTGYDGALLHQLRQPVLDQIRKTQPGFTPNDETEAGEYYLDCIQVHPAHQGKGIGKKLIHAFCERGYSLGYKRVGLIVDLENPDAKRFYESLGFFIAGEKDFMGHRYFHMVKENKI from the coding sequence ATGATACGACAGGCTACACCAGAAGATGCCCGGCAAGTGGCACCTTTGTTTATTCTTTCAATGGGACATATAGCAGGCATTTTTGCAAATTCCGACCGTTATGAAGATGCAATTCCTTTTTTTGAGCGCTTTTTTGCCAAGGAAAATAACCAGTACAGTTACGAGAACACATTAGTTCTTGAAGAGGAAATGGAAATTCTGGGATCGGTAACTGGATATGATGGCGCACTTTTGCATCAGTTAAGACAACCGGTTTTGGATCAGATCAGGAAAACACAGCCAGGTTTTACTCCGAATGATGAAACTGAGGCGGGAGAATATTATCTGGACTGTATTCAGGTTCATCCTGCACATCAGGGAAAAGGAATTGGTAAAAAACTGATTCATGCTTTTTGTGAAAGAGGATATTCCCTGGGTTATAAACGGGTTGGCCTGATCGTCGATTTAGAGAATCCGGATGCTAAGAGGTTTTATGAAAGTCTTGGCTTTTTCATAGCAGGTGAAAAGGATTTTATGGGACATCGCTATTTTCATATGGTAAAAGAAAATAAAATCTGA
- a CDS encoding PVC-type heme-binding CxxCH protein, giving the protein MKTKALSFLFGIVLLGCASQPSSQNASVKSVSAKDATAPRRLEILFMGDKVGHHKPAERVPQIMAALGPKGFNFTYTDDLEDLNPETLAKYDALMLFANWDSIAPQQAKSLLDFVASGKGFIPVHCASYCFRNNPDVVKLMGGQFWRHTWDTIQPVWAKPDHPAIAGVKPFKTVDETYLHTLLQPDNIVLTERIVQADQEKDKPGRANEPYTWVRTHGKGRVFYTAYGHDERTWSVPGFHDLLEKGILWAVNDNARKALAGLNPKPFEYRAAVLPNYEQRPGAQVQQLPLSPEESVKHIQIPVDFTLDVFAHEPDVMHPIAMTWDERGRLFVLITKDYPNERKDTGGSDYILICEDTNKDGKADKFTKFSEDLSIPTGLVFANGGIIVSQAPHMLFLQDTNGDDKADVKKILFSGFGTGDTHAGPSNLHYGFDNWIYGSVGYSGFKGKFAQKDSLDFGQALFRFKPDGTDMEIVAKTSNNTWGLGFNEAGDLFGSTANNSHGWYSAIPNRYFGNSKVDNGSRSTDTHKDMQPITSKVRQVDVFGGFTAAAGHNFYTARAYPKKYWNNVAFVSEPTGHILHQNVMAKKGTDFEDVLGFNLLAGADEWVAPVFAEVGPDGAVWVADWYSYIIQHNPTPKGSENGKGNAYDTPLRDFTHGRLYRIGWKNAPAYTPVTLSKDRPDELVATLKNTNMLWRSHAQRLLVERGNKDMVPKLLELVKDKSVDEIGLNTAAIHALWTLKGLNAIEDPQVLAVVTEALKHPSNDVRKTAVQVLPRTDATAKSLLAVDALHDKEPLVVLNSLLAFSEIPYTTETETAVLTLLDTYSQADDRWMPDAFAAVLNAQNGKLLNKYLAQRAGKAGSSASAGKQDSKAMAGMDHSKMNHDNNSAGKVTVQGSAELAITNITIDPVTPYVRENARVTIEITNQGSVAVPKELVPVVTVGIRSRSLNTNYISKQLSNGIAPGETIKLTEGNNGPWRSVFNFTSDEAGKVNVTAIIDQDNVVPEKDDNKNNTLTKTFEVRRLDRLSDFALERATRGYTSYAKGDDVVNLIKTAQSLDPQGRNAVMKGILGSWNPKRKETASDASKTLLASVKNDIPEDLSAKFNTFLESYGMKDEAPADPNVQIVQIKAIREEMKFSVTEFTAIAGKTVEIVFENPDAMQHNIVVGKPKTTPIIGAAADKMITAKDGAEKNYVPNIPQIIAATPLVNPGQTYRLRFVVPDVVGDYPFVCTFPGHWRLMTGVMKVVKEQAVLSK; this is encoded by the coding sequence ATGAAAACTAAAGCATTATCCTTTCTTTTTGGTATTGTCCTGCTGGGATGTGCCTCACAACCGTCTTCTCAGAATGCATCTGTAAAAAGTGTATCTGCAAAAGATGCTACAGCGCCGCGGCGGCTTGAAATCCTTTTTATGGGGGACAAAGTGGGCCATCACAAACCGGCAGAACGTGTTCCTCAGATTATGGCGGCTTTGGGCCCAAAAGGTTTCAACTTCACTTATACCGATGATCTGGAAGATCTTAATCCTGAAACACTGGCCAAATACGACGCCCTGATGCTTTTTGCAAACTGGGATTCGATTGCCCCGCAGCAAGCCAAATCGTTACTGGATTTCGTAGCCAGCGGCAAAGGTTTTATCCCGGTTCATTGCGCTTCTTACTGTTTCCGTAACAACCCGGATGTTGTGAAACTGATGGGCGGACAGTTCTGGCGCCATACCTGGGACACTATTCAGCCAGTATGGGCAAAACCGGATCATCCAGCCATTGCCGGTGTAAAACCATTTAAAACGGTAGATGAAACTTATTTGCACACACTTTTGCAGCCCGACAATATTGTTCTGACGGAGCGTATTGTTCAGGCAGATCAGGAAAAAGACAAACCGGGACGCGCCAATGAGCCATATACCTGGGTTCGTACGCACGGAAAAGGACGTGTTTTTTATACCGCTTACGGACATGACGAACGCACCTGGTCTGTTCCGGGATTTCATGATTTATTGGAAAAAGGAATTCTTTGGGCTGTTAATGACAATGCAAGAAAAGCACTGGCTGGCCTGAACCCGAAACCATTTGAATATCGTGCAGCGGTTCTTCCAAACTACGAACAGCGCCCTGGTGCCCAGGTACAGCAATTACCGCTTTCTCCCGAAGAATCAGTAAAACATATTCAGATCCCGGTTGATTTTACACTGGACGTTTTTGCACACGAGCCGGATGTGATGCACCCGATCGCCATGACCTGGGATGAACGCGGAAGATTGTTCGTATTGATCACGAAGGATTATCCCAACGAACGCAAAGACACAGGCGGAAGTGATTATATCCTGATCTGTGAGGATACCAATAAAGATGGCAAAGCGGACAAATTCACGAAATTTTCAGAAGACCTGAGTATTCCGACCGGGCTTGTTTTTGCTAATGGCGGTATCATTGTTTCCCAGGCACCGCATATGTTGTTTTTGCAGGATACCAATGGTGACGATAAAGCGGATGTGAAGAAAATTCTGTTCAGCGGATTCGGAACGGGTGATACGCACGCCGGCCCTTCCAACTTACATTACGGATTTGATAACTGGATCTATGGTTCAGTAGGCTATTCAGGATTTAAAGGAAAATTTGCTCAAAAAGATTCTCTGGATTTCGGACAGGCTCTTTTCCGTTTTAAACCGGATGGAACTGATATGGAGATCGTAGCCAAAACCTCCAATAATACCTGGGGGCTTGGTTTCAATGAAGCTGGTGATCTTTTTGGTTCTACTGCCAATAATTCACATGGCTGGTACAGCGCCATTCCAAACCGTTATTTTGGAAACAGTAAAGTGGATAACGGCAGCCGTAGTACTGATACGCATAAAGATATGCAGCCAATTACCTCAAAAGTACGTCAGGTGGATGTATTCGGCGGTTTTACAGCGGCAGCAGGTCATAATTTTTATACAGCACGTGCTTATCCAAAAAAATACTGGAACAACGTTGCCTTTGTTTCTGAACCAACGGGCCACATTTTGCACCAGAATGTAATGGCTAAAAAAGGTACAGATTTTGAAGATGTACTAGGATTTAACCTTCTGGCTGGCGCCGACGAATGGGTGGCTCCTGTTTTTGCAGAAGTCGGACCGGACGGCGCCGTTTGGGTTGCCGACTGGTACAGTTATATTATCCAGCATAACCCTACTCCAAAAGGTTCTGAAAATGGAAAAGGAAATGCTTATGATACGCCTTTAAGAGATTTTACCCACGGGCGTTTATACCGTATTGGCTGGAAAAATGCACCGGCTTACACACCGGTTACGTTGAGCAAAGACCGTCCTGATGAACTGGTTGCTACTTTGAAAAACACCAATATGTTATGGAGAAGCCACGCACAAAGACTGCTTGTTGAAAGAGGAAATAAGGACATGGTTCCTAAATTACTGGAATTGGTTAAAGATAAATCGGTTGATGAAATCGGGTTAAATACTGCTGCTATTCATGCTTTATGGACTTTGAAAGGACTTAATGCAATTGAAGACCCGCAGGTTTTGGCTGTTGTTACCGAAGCTTTGAAACACCCCTCCAATGATGTACGTAAAACTGCAGTTCAGGTTTTGCCTCGTACTGACGCCACGGCAAAATCGCTGCTGGCTGTGGATGCATTGCATGATAAAGAGCCTTTGGTTGTTTTGAATTCACTTCTGGCTTTTTCAGAAATCCCTTATACAACGGAAACAGAAACGGCAGTTCTGACATTGCTCGATACTTACTCACAAGCTGATGACCGTTGGATGCCGGATGCTTTTGCAGCTGTCCTGAATGCCCAGAATGGTAAGTTGCTCAATAAATATCTGGCACAAAGAGCAGGTAAAGCAGGCTCCTCAGCCTCAGCCGGAAAACAGGATTCAAAAGCAATGGCAGGTATGGATCATTCTAAAATGAACCATGACAATAATTCTGCGGGTAAAGTTACTGTTCAGGGTTCCGCTGAATTGGCGATTACTAATATTACAATTGATCCGGTTACACCTTATGTACGTGAAAATGCCCGGGTTACGATTGAAATTACCAACCAGGGAAGTGTTGCGGTCCCAAAAGAACTGGTGCCTGTCGTAACGGTCGGTATCAGAAGCCGTTCACTGAATACGAATTATATCAGTAAACAACTTTCCAATGGAATTGCACCTGGTGAAACCATCAAACTGACCGAAGGAAACAACGGCCCATGGAGAAGTGTATTCAATTTTACATCTGATGAAGCCGGAAAAGTAAATGTTACGGCGATTATTGACCAGGATAATGTAGTCCCTGAAAAAGATGACAACAAGAACAATACGCTGACCAAAACTTTTGAAGTGCGCCGTCTGGACCGTTTGTCTGACTTTGCTTTGGAACGCGCAACACGCGGTTATACTTCCTATGCAAAAGGGGATGATGTTGTCAATCTGATCAAAACTGCACAATCACTTGATCCACAGGGACGCAATGCGGTAATGAAGGGCATTCTCGGATCATGGAATCCTAAACGTAAAGAAACAGCGTCCGATGCAAGTAAAACATTATTGGCTTCGGTCAAAAATGACATTCCGGAAGATCTGAGTGCGAAGTTTAATACGTTTTTAGAATCATACGGTATGAAAGACGAAGCACCGGCTGACCCGAATGTACAAATCGTCCAGATCAAAGCGATACGCGAAGAAATGAAGTTTAGCGTAACTGAATTTACAGCTATTGCAGGGAAAACAGTAGAGATTGTATTCGAAAATCCGGATGCCATGCAGCATAATATCGTTGTTGGAAAACCAAAAACAACACCAATCATCGGTGCGGCAGCCGACAAGATGATCACTGCCAAAGATGGTGCAGAGAAAAATTACGTTCCGAATATTCCGCAGATTATCGCTGCAACGCCGTTGGTAAATCCCGGACAGACTTACCGCCTGAGATTTGTGGTTCCTGATGTAGTTGGTGATTATCCGTTCGTATGTACTTTCCCGGGCCACTGGAGACTGATGACAGGGGTAATGAAAGTTGTGAAAGAGCAGGCAGTCTTATCTAAATAA
- the tnpA gene encoding IS200/IS605 family transposase, with product MANTYTQLYIQLVFSVQGRESLISKSWKDELYAYIGGIILTNKSKPLAINGMPDHIHIFIGYNPTTALPDLVEEIKTSSNRFLKEKYKTQVFNWQKGYGAFSFNRSHVDAVIKYISNQEKHHQIHTFKQEYLKMLNDFEIEYKDNYLFDFQDISSWEN from the coding sequence ATGGCAAATACCTACACACAACTATACATTCAACTCGTATTTTCTGTACAAGGCAGAGAAAGCTTAATAAGTAAATCATGGAAGGATGAACTATACGCATACATCGGGGGAATTATCCTGACCAACAAATCCAAACCTTTGGCAATAAACGGAATGCCGGATCACATTCACATTTTTATCGGGTATAATCCGACGACAGCTTTACCAGATTTGGTGGAAGAAATCAAAACATCATCCAACAGATTTTTAAAAGAAAAATATAAAACACAAGTGTTCAACTGGCAGAAGGGGTACGGAGCGTTTTCATTTAATCGATCGCACGTAGACGCAGTAATTAAGTATATAAGCAATCAGGAAAAGCACCATCAAATTCATACATTTAAGCAGGAATATCTTAAAATGCTCAATGATTTTGAAATAGAGTACAAAGACAATTATTTATTTGATTTTCAGGATATTTCTTCCTGGGAAAACTAA
- a CDS encoding Gfo/Idh/MocA family protein — protein MSQKINVAIVGLGFGAEFIPIYQQHPHANMYAICQRTESKLNEVGDQYGIDVRYTSYDDLLNDPLVDAVHINSPIPNHAEQTLKALRAGKHVACTVPMATSVEDCMEIVKVSKETGKKYMMMETVVYAREFLFVKELYEKGELGKVQFLKASHQQDMEGWPDYWPGLPPMHYATHCVGPVAGLLKLEAEYVSCFGSGTISEDLAKIHNSPFAVESAHIKFKDSDLSAYVYRSLFDVARQYRESFEVYGSKKSFEWPLIEGEDPVIHTAKKAEHEIAERVPTPDYAHLLPTEIQHFTGKGVYDLDDHSHLSFVQGGGHGGSHPHLANEFISALIEDREPFPNAWQSANWTSVGILAHESALQGGALIQLPDFQNV, from the coding sequence ATGTCTCAGAAAATTAATGTTGCAATCGTCGGACTGGGCTTTGGAGCCGAATTTATTCCTATTTATCAGCAGCATCCTCATGCGAATATGTATGCAATTTGTCAGCGTACAGAATCCAAATTGAATGAAGTTGGTGATCAGTATGGTATCGACGTGCGTTATACCAGTTATGATGACCTGCTGAATGATCCGCTGGTAGATGCCGTTCACATTAATTCTCCAATTCCGAACCACGCAGAACAAACCCTGAAAGCATTACGCGCCGGAAAACATGTAGCTTGTACAGTACCAATGGCTACCAGTGTGGAAGATTGCATGGAAATTGTGAAAGTGAGTAAAGAGACAGGGAAAAAATATATGATGATGGAAACCGTGGTCTATGCTCGGGAATTCCTTTTTGTGAAAGAATTGTACGAAAAAGGAGAATTGGGAAAAGTCCAGTTCCTGAAAGCCAGCCATCAGCAGGATATGGAAGGCTGGCCTGACTACTGGCCCGGCTTGCCTCCGATGCATTACGCGACGCATTGTGTTGGCCCGGTTGCAGGATTGTTGAAACTGGAAGCCGAATATGTATCCTGCTTCGGATCAGGAACGATCAGTGAAGACCTTGCAAAAATACATAACTCGCCATTTGCTGTTGAATCGGCACATATCAAATTTAAAGACAGCGATTTGTCTGCATATGTATACCGCTCGCTTTTTGATGTAGCGCGTCAGTACCGTGAAAGTTTTGAAGTATACGGAAGTAAAAAATCATTTGAATGGCCGTTAATTGAAGGTGAAGATCCGGTGATCCATACAGCTAAAAAGGCTGAACATGAAATTGCAGAACGTGTTCCAACACCTGATTATGCACATTTACTTCCGACTGAAATTCAACATTTCACTGGAAAAGGGGTTTATGATCTGGATGATCATTCACATTTGTCATTTGTCCAAGGAGGCGGCCACGGTGGTTCGCACCCGCATTTGGCCAACGAGTTTATCAGCGCATTAATTGAAGATCGCGAGCCATTCCCGAATGCATGGCAATCGGCGAATTGGACAAGCGTTGGCATTTTGGCGCATGAATCTGCGTTGCAAGGTGGCGCGTTGATTCAGTTGCCTGATTTTCAAAATGTTTAG